The window ACGCGGCGGCAGCAACGAGGGGGCGGGCATCTACCGGATCGACTACGTCGGTGACGGACGGCTGCCCGACGCGAAGATCAGCGCGAGCCGGGACAGCGGTCCCGCACCGCTCACCGTCGCGTTCTCCAGCGCGGGATCCGGACTCCCGGAGGGCCAACCGGTCACGTACGCCTGGGACTTCGACGGCAACGGCACCACCGACTCGACGGAGCCGAACCCCTCGTACACGTACCGCGCCAAGGGGCTCATCACGGCACGCCTGACCGTCACCGGGCCCGGTGGTCTGACCGCGCAGGCCGTGCAGGACATCACCGTCGGCAACACCAGGCCCGAGGTGACGATCAAACAGCCGCCGAACGGGGGGATGTTCAGCTTCGGCGACACCATCCCGTTCACGGTCAAGGTGAAGGACAAGGAGGACGGGCGGAACGGGGCACCGATCGACTGCTCCCGAGTGGTCGTACAGTCGCAGCTCGGCCATGACACCCATCTGCATCCGCTCGACAACTACACCGGCTGCACGGGCGAGATCGTCACGGACGCCGGGGACAGCCACGGCCCGGGACAGAACCTGTACTACGGGATCACCGCCCAGTACGAGGACAAGGGCGCCCCGGACGCCCCCGCGCTCACCGGCTCGACCTCGCTGACGCTGCGCACCACGTTCCGTGAGGCGGAGCACTTCACGGCGACCGGCGGGGCGCACGACGGCGTGGCGGTCGCGAACAGGACCGACGCCTCCGGCGGGAAGCGGCTGACGGAGATCGAGGACGGTGACTGGGTCAGCTTCGATCCGGTGCATCTGAAGAACATCGACTCGGTGACGGTCGGCGCGGCCTCCGGCGGGATCGGCGGCACCGTGGAGTTCCGGTCCGGTTCCCCGACGGGCCCCCTGCTCGGCAAGGTGACCGTTCCGAACACCGGTGACTGGGGCAAGGTCGTCTCGCCGACGACGCCCCTGCAGAACCCGGGGAGCAGCGTGAAGCTGTACGCGGTGTTCAGCAATCCGGAGTGGTCGAGCGACAAGGCCGATCTGTTCGCGGTGGACTGGCTGCACTTCAACGGGTCCGGCGTCGAGAAGAAGCCCGGTACGAAGGTCAAGGTGAAAGCGGCCCCGGCCACGGGCACGTCACCGCTCGCCGTCGCGCTGAGCGGTGCGGTCGAGCCGGTCGCCGGGCGCACCATCACCTCCTACCACTGGGACTTCGGCGACAACGTCGAACCCACGGGCCCGGAAGGCGCGACCGCGACACACACCTACGACCGCAAGGGTGCGTACACCGCACATCTGACCGTCACCGACGACAAGGGCGACACGAGCACCGGTTCCGTCCGCATCGACGTCAGCTGAGCGCGCGCCGGCTGAGAGGAGAAACGAATGAACAGCACACGACGTGCGTTTCTCGGTACGGCTCTGGGTGCCACCGCGGCCGCCGGTCTCGGTACGGTCCCGGCGTCCGCCGCCGGTTCCCGCCGCTGCCGCCGCATCCCGCCGTCCGGGATCGGCATGCACCTGTACACCATGCGCACGCCGCTGGCGACGGACTTCCGGGGCACGCTGGAACGGCTCGCGGAGATCGGGTACGCGACGGTCGGAGTGAGCGGCCGGCACGGCAACAGCGCCGCCGACATCCGGCGGATGCTCGACGAGACACAGCTCAAGGCGGTCCTCGAACATGTCGGGTACGACATCGTGAGGGGCGCCGGGATGCCGCAGGCGCTGGAGGACATCCATACGCTGGGCGGCAAGTGGATCGTCGTACCCAGTCTGCCGGGGTCGCTGCACAGTCCGGCCGGATACCGGGAGGTGGCCCGGGAGTTCAACAAGGCGGGGCTGGCGGCCCGCGAGTCCGGGCTGAAGCTGCTCTACCACAATCACGGCACGGACCATCAGGTGGTGGACGGCGTCAGCCTGTACGACATCCTGCTCGCCGAGACCGATCCGGAACTCGTCGGCTTCGAGCTGGATCTGTACTGGGCAGCCAACGGGGGCGCCTCGGCGCCCGGCGAGTTGTTCGTACGCCATCCCCGGCGCTTCCCGGCGCTGCATGTGAAGGACATGGCACCGGACGGGGACTTCGCCGATGTCGGGTCGGGGGTGCTGGACTTCCCGGCCATGTTCGACACGGCTCGGCAGGGCGGGGTGAAGCAGTGGCTGGTGGAGCACGACTCGCCGGCTGATCCGTTCGCGTCGGCGCTCGCCAGCTATACGTATCTGTCGCGGCTGCGGTACTGAGCGGTCCGGCGCGCGGCACGGCCCCGGAGAGCGTCGCTCGAGTCTCCGGGGCCGCTGCGGTGCTCAGTGGGCGGCAAGCAGCTGCTCGTACCAGGCGAGGGTCGCGTCCACCGTGGCCGGGAGCGGGTTCGGGGTGAGGCCGTAGGCCTTCTCGATGGCCGACGAGTCGACGATCTGCGGCTCGGTGTGCTGGTAGAACATCTCCGCGTACTCCGCCATGAAGACCTCGTCGAACGGGCCGAACGGGCGGGGCTCGTCGACGACGGTGATGTCGAGCGGACGACCGGTGCGTTGCTCGATCATCGTGAAGATCTGCCGGGTGGTCAGCGCGGGTGCGGTGGGCAGGTGCCAGACCCGGCCGTCGCTGTCGGGGTGCGCGCCGAGGGTGGCGAGTCCGGCAGCCACGTCTGCGATGTACGTGTAGCTGTGCGGCAGGTCGATGTCGCCGAGGGCCGGCACCGCTCCCCCGGTCAGCGCGGCCGGGAATACGGCGCCGCCGAGGGTGGAGTTGAGCACGCCGGGTCCGACGAAGTCGGCCGACCGGCCGAGGACGACACGGAGCCGCCCTTCGGCGTGCGCCGCGAGGTAGCGGGCGTCGAGCTCGGCGCGCATCCGGCCCTTGCGGGTCGTCGTGTTCCACGGTGAGTCCTCGGTCATCACTGCGCCATGCGTCTCGCCGTACGGGTAGAGCGTGTCGAGTACGACGAGCCGCGCACCGACCGCCTCGGCCGCGGCGAGGACGGCCTCCTGGATCCGCGGCATGACGTCGACCTGGAGGTGGTAGCCGACGTTGACGCAGTGGTACACGACCGCGGCGCCCTCGACCGCGGCCCGGGCGCCGTCCGCGGTGGCCACATCTGCGGCGAACCGCTCGACACCTTCGATCGCCGCCCCGTCGCCTGCCCGGTCGACGAGCCGGACCGGGTGGCCGCGGTCGACGAGTTCACGGGCGAGCGTGGTGCCGGCCGGGCCTGCGCCGAGAACTACCTGGAGATCACGTACTGCGGTCACTGCGTACCCCTCTACATCGCTGACGCCTTCTTGCAACTGTTAGAGACAGTAACTCTTGCGATGAGTCATAGCAAGTGCCGCTGTTAGGCTGTGTAACAGAAGTGAGCTTGACTAGCGAAAGGGGTCGGTGATGGTCCAAGCCCAACAGGGGCCTCGCGCCCGATACCGGGAGCAGACCCGGTCGGAGATCAAGGAGGCCGCCCTCCGGCAACTCGCCGGAGGGGGTGTCGCGGCGCTCGCGCTGACCCGTATCGCCAAGGACATGGGGCTCTCCGGCCCGGCGCTCTACCGCTACTTCGCCAGCCGCGACGATCTGCTGAACGCGCTGATCAGGGACGCTTACGACGACGCTGCTGCGGCCATGGCCGCAGCAGCCGCCCGCTCCTCGGACGCCTCACGAGGCCCGCGCGCGCACCTGCACTCACTCGCGGAGGCCTATCGGGCCTGGGCCGTCGCCGAGCCGCATCGCTACCTGCTGATCCAGGGCGCCCCGGTGCCGGGCTATGTCGCACCGGCCGACACGCTGGACCGGGCCCGGGCGGTGCTCGGGCCGTTCCTGCCGGTCTTCGCGGACGGGTCGCCGGGGGCCGAAGTGGCCCGTGTGGTGGACCAGATGACGGCGTGGGCCGGGTCCGACGCGGCTGTGGCCGGATGGGTGGCGGAGTATGTGCCGTCCGCCGTCGGCGACACCGGGATGACGGGGCAGGCCCTGGCCGGCGCCGTGCTCGCCTGGGCGCAGCTGCACGGATCGGTCGGGCTCGAGGCGGCCGGTCAGTTCGCGGGCATGGGACATGGCGGCGACGCGCTGCTGACCGCGCAGACCGAGATGCTGGCGAACGCGTTCGCGCTGGTGTGAGCCCGGGCCCATGGGACGAGGAAAGTCACCCACGCGCGAAGGCCGGGGCGCAGGGCGTTTCGTACGCAGGTCATGGCGCAGGTGCCCGCGCACGCGACTCGGGCATCAGCACAGCCCCACGCAGACCCGGGCGTCGGCGCCTGTGCACGCGGCCGGGGCGTCGGCACTCTCGCACGAAGGCCGGGGCGTCGACGCCCCGGCCCCTTGCCTCGTCAGTCGTGCGCGGACGCCGCCCCGAGCAGGTCTCGGATGTGGGCGGCCGCGTCCCGGAACTCCGGGCGGCCGAGCGTCTCGGCGTACTCCCGTTCCGCGTCCAGTCCCACCTCGATGATCTCGGTGATGGTGCCCGGCCGTGGGCTCATCACCACCACCCGGTCGGCCAGATAGACCGCCTCCGATATCGAGTGGGTGACCAGCAGCACGGTGGTGCCGGTCTCCCGCCAGATGCGGTTGAGCTCCATGTTCATCTGCTCGCGGGTGAGGGCGTCGAGCGCACCGAACGGCTCGTCCATCAGCAGGACCGGCGGTTCGTGCAACAAGGCCCGGCACAGCGCCACCCGTTGCTGCATGCCACCGGACAACTCGTGCGGATAGGCGTCCTCGAAGCCGTCGAGCCCGGTCATCCGGATCAGTGCGTCGACCCGTTCGCGCGCCCGGGCCGCGGGCATCTTCCGGATCTCCGCCTGGAGCAGGATGTTGCGGCGCGCGGAACGCCACTCGAGGAGGGCGGCGCGCTGGAAGACGTAACCGATGTCGTGCCGTGGGCCCTTGACCTGTTCACCACCGAGCCGGACCTCGCCCGTGGAGGGCTTCAGCAGTCCTGCGACCAGCTTGAGCAGGGTCGACTTGCCGCATCCGGACGGACCGACCAGGGCGACGAACTCGCCCGGCGCCACATCGAGCGAGACGTCGCGCAGGGCGGTGACATCGCGGTTCCTGCTGCGGAACCGCACCGAGACGTCCGACACTGCGACGGCAGGGGTGACGGCGCCGCGGTCGCCCGAGGACAGCGGGTCCCGCTCCAGGGGCTTCGCCTCCTGCTTGGGCATCGTCATCCCTTCGGCGCTGTCTTCGCGTCCCAGTACTCCCCGACGGCCTTCGGCTCGGCGACCATGCCGGCCTCGGCGAAGACGTCGATGGTCTGCTGCCAGTCCGCCTCGTTGTTGACCCCGGGTGCCTTGCCCTCGGTCGACGAGGTGTGCAGCAGCGTGAGCGTCGTCTTGAACTGCTCCGCCAGCACGTTCTTCGGCGGCAGCTGCTCCGACGCTCCGTCCATCGCGGCAACCGCGGGGCCGGGCGCCTTCTCCGCGGCGGCCCACGCCTCGCTGACCGCCTGCGCCATGCGCCCCGCGAGCTCCGACTTCGAGGCGAGAAGCTTCTGCCCGGCGAGCAGGCCGTTGGAGTAGAAGTTCAGCCCGTTCTCGGAGAAGCGGAGGTACGAGACGGTCTTCTTGGCCTTGTCCTGCATGGTGGGGCCCTGGTCGCTGGCGTATCCGAGCAGTCCGTCGGTCTTCCCCGAGATCACCGCGGCGATCTTGCCCGCCGGGTCGGTGTTCTGGACCTTCACGTCCGACTCGTCGATGTTGTTCTTCTTGAGGAAGATCGGGAATGTCTTGGAGAGTGCGTCCCCGGCCGTCCCGGCGATCGTCTTGCCCTTGAGATCGGCGGGTGACCCGATGCCCTTGGCGTCGAAGGACTGCACGGATGCGGGAGTGGTCTGGAGGAAGACGCCCAGGCTCTTGACCCGCACCCCCTGGTCGACCGCGGCCAGCAGCGCCGGGGTGTCTGCCCAGCCGAAGTCGGTCTGTCCCGCGGCGGTCGCCTGCACCGTCTTCTGCGAGCCCTGGCCCGCTTGAATCGTCAGATCGATGCCGTGCTTCTCGAAGATCTTCTGCTGCTTGCCGTAGTAGAACGGCGCGTGTTCGCCGTATGGGTACCAGTTGAGCGTCAGCGTGACCTTGTCCAGCTTCTTGCCCGATTCACTGGTGGTGGTCGACGCGTCGTTCCCACCGCAGGCCGTGGCCAGCAGAAGAAGAGGTACGACACCGATCAGGAGTCTGCGCGGGTGCATGGGCTGGCCCTTCTCGCGACGGGGTCCGTGACAGCAGTCAGTGGGGGGCGTTGCGTTCAGTACGAGGTGGTGGCGGGGGCGTCCCGGCGGCTGGCGTGCCACGGGAGCAGGAGCTTCTCGGCGATCTCGACAGCGACGAACAGGACGACACCGATCAGGGACATCACGAGCAGCCCGGCGAAGAGCATCGGGGTGTCGAGGTTGCCGTTGGCCTGGAGGATCACATAGCCCAGCCCCTCGTTGGCACCGACGAACTCGCCGACGACCGCCCCTGTCACGGCCAGCGTGACCGCGACCTTGAGGCCGGAGAAGAGATGCGGGAGGGAGGCCGGGAAGCGGATCTTGAGGAAGGTCTGCCAGGGCTTGGCGCCCATCGTCGCCGACAGCTGCAGCATCTCCGGGTCGACCGCCTTGAGGCCGGTGACCATGGAGATCACCACGGGGAAGAATGCGATCAGGACGGCGATGAGGATCTTCGGTGCGATACCGAAGCCGAGCCAGACCACGAACAGCGGTGCGATGGCGATCTTCGGTACGACCTGCGCGAACAGCAGGATCGGGTAGAGCGTGCGCTCGACGGTCGAGGAGTAGACCATGATCACGGCCGCCAGCACACCGACGGCCACCGCGATCACGAAGCCGAGCAGCGTCTCGTACGTGGTCACCCAGCTGTGCTGCCAGAGATAACTCGCCTTGCCCGTGAGGACATCGAGAGTCGCCCCCGGTGACGGTACGAGGTACGGCTCCACCAGCTCGGCCGCCGAGATCACCCACCAGGCGACGAAGCAGGCCAGCAGCAGGGCGACCGGACGCCAGCTCTGCTCGGCCGCCCGCGCGAACCGCTCGGCTGCCGACGGCGCGGACCGCCGGGCAACTCCGGCCACTTCGGCGGGACTTTGGGCCAACGCGCTCTGGCTCACTTGAACTCCCTGTGCTTCGGCGGCAGTTACGGAGAGCTGTGCGATCTCGCGGTGACGGAGAAGGCGCTTTCAGAAAGCGCTTTCTGGTAAGGTGCCGCCACGCTAATGACTGCCTGCACGCATGGTCAATAGGTTGTCCCGAAGTTTCGGGACCCTGCCGCCACCGCGCCCTTAGGAGTCGAGTTGAGCCAACGGGTGACACGGGCGACGGACCCTCCGGGGTCTCGGCGTGGCGTCCGGACCGCGACCCATGTGACGCTCGACGCCGTCGCCCGGGAAGCCGGGGTCTCACCGGCCACCGCCTCGCGAGCACTGAACGGCACGGCCCGGGTCCGCGACGATCTGCGGCAGCGGGTGCGCGAGGCGGCCGACCGGCTCGGCTACATCCCCAACGCCCACGCCCAGGCACTGGCCGGCGCCGCCAACAACCGTACGGTGGGCGTGATCTGTCATGACGTCAGCGACCCCTACTTCGCCGCGATCTCCAGCGGCGTGATGCGGGCCGCGGCGGAACAGGGGCTGCTCGTGATGCTGGCCTCGACGTTCCGCGAACCGGCCCGGGAGATCAGCTACGTCTCCATGCTGCGGGCCCAGCACGCCCGGGCGATCCTGCTGATCGGATCGGGCTTCCAGGACCGCGCCTGGGAGCGTGCGATGGATGCCGAACTGGAGCCGTACGTCCGGGTCGGCGGGCGGGTGGCGGTCATCAGCCGGCACCGCAGCCTGCGGGTGGACGCCGTGCAGCCGGAGAACCGGGCGGGGGCCGCGGCGCTCGCCCGGGCGCTGGTGGAGCTGGGGCATCGGACGTTCGCAGTGCTCACCGGGCCGGCCGCGCTGACAACGGTCTCCGACCGGCTGGCGGGGTTCCGCGAGGGGCTCGCCGAGGCGGGCATCGGGCTCGGGCCGGTGGTGGAGGGGGCGTTCACCCGCGACGGCGGGTACGAGGCGGCCCGGCGGCTGCTGCTCGATGCGGGTCGGGCGTCGTCCCGGCCACGGCCGACGTGCGTGTTCGCGGTGACCGATGTGATGGCGGTCGGTGCTCTGGCGGCACTGCGCGAGGCGGGGCTGAGGGTACCGGAGGACGTGTCGCTGGCCGGGTTCGACGACATTCCGCTGGTACGGGAACTGTCGCCGCCGCTCACGACGGTGGCGCTGCCGCTGACGTCGATGGGCGAGAGCGTGATCGCACTGGCGCTGCGGGAGACAGGGGCCGTACGGAGGGCGCGGGTGGTGCGGGTGGAGGGGGAAGTGGTGTTGCGGGGCAGTACGGGGGTGCCGGGGGGTGGAGTGCGGTGACCGGGGGCGCCCGGGGGCCGGCTTTGTCCTCAATCGCCCCCATGCCCTTGAGGTCTTGGGAGGGACCTCCTTGAGGCCGGGGGCAGGCGTGTTGGTGGGCAGCGAGCGCGTCAGTGGTGGTGGCAGGGGGGCGGCTCCGGTGGCCCGACGGCAGCTCTCTGAGCCGCTGCCATGTTCGACAAGTCGTCAGCCCGCCTTGGCGTCCCTCTGGCAGTAGGCCCAGAACCCGGCTGCAGTGACAGCTACCGTGTACAGGCAGAAGACCGCCACCGCGACCGGGGTGGACAGGTGGGAGCCGACCAGTGCCTGGGCGAAGGACCGTTCGTCGTCCGAGTAGGCGGAGACGTCGGTGAGCATCGCCCGGCCGGCCGCGAACGGCAGCCAGTCGCCCACGCCGTCCATCCCCGGCACGTACCCGAGGAGCGCACCCGCGAGGCGCTCACCGAGCAGCGGCCACAGGACCAGGAGCAGGACCGGAACGATGCGGCTGCGTAGCAAAGCGACCAAGGCCAGGCACAGCAGCGCCCAGCATCCCATCCACCCGACGAACCGGGCAGCCGGTGCCAGGACTTCGGTCCAGGCCGGCTGGGAGGCGCCGGCCATGGCCAGCGACACCGCGCAGGAGAGCGCCCCCAGCAACGCACTGGCGGAGGCTGCACCGGCTCCGACGGCGAAGCCGACCGCACACTTCGCCCCGTAGGCGGCACCGCGTCCGTTCACGGCCAGCCAGGTCGTCCGTGCGGCACCTGACACAAGATCGGTCGAGACCGGCCCGGTGCCCAGGACCATCACGAAGAAGCACAGGGCCGGGATCTGCATCGACAGCGGGGTCCACGCGATCACGTCTGCCACCGTCGCGGAGCTGACAGTGTGCTGGTTGCCGAGCTCGAGCAGGACCGTGATGCCGCTCAGCAAGCTCAGCACCGCCACCACGCCGAGCAGGATCCATGTCGAGCGCAGTGCGGTCAGATG is drawn from Streptomyces sp. NBC_01717 and contains these coding sequences:
- a CDS encoding sugar phosphate isomerase/epimerase family protein → MNSTRRAFLGTALGATAAAGLGTVPASAAGSRRCRRIPPSGIGMHLYTMRTPLATDFRGTLERLAEIGYATVGVSGRHGNSAADIRRMLDETQLKAVLEHVGYDIVRGAGMPQALEDIHTLGGKWIVVPSLPGSLHSPAGYREVAREFNKAGLAARESGLKLLYHNHGTDHQVVDGVSLYDILLAETDPELVGFELDLYWAANGGASAPGELFVRHPRRFPALHVKDMAPDGDFADVGSGVLDFPAMFDTARQGGVKQWLVEHDSPADPFASALASYTYLSRLRY
- a CDS encoding NAD-dependent epimerase/dehydratase family protein, which translates into the protein MTAVRDLQVVLGAGPAGTTLARELVDRGHPVRLVDRAGDGAAIEGVERFAADVATADGARAAVEGAAVVYHCVNVGYHLQVDVMPRIQEAVLAAAEAVGARLVVLDTLYPYGETHGAVMTEDSPWNTTTRKGRMRAELDARYLAAHAEGRLRVVLGRSADFVGPGVLNSTLGGAVFPAALTGGAVPALGDIDLPHSYTYIADVAAGLATLGAHPDSDGRVWHLPTAPALTTRQIFTMIEQRTGRPLDITVVDEPRPFGPFDEVFMAEYAEMFYQHTEPQIVDSSAIEKAYGLTPNPLPATVDATLAWYEQLLAAH
- a CDS encoding TetR/AcrR family transcriptional regulator; translation: MVQAQQGPRARYREQTRSEIKEAALRQLAGGGVAALALTRIAKDMGLSGPALYRYFASRDDLLNALIRDAYDDAAAAMAAAAARSSDASRGPRAHLHSLAEAYRAWAVAEPHRYLLIQGAPVPGYVAPADTLDRARAVLGPFLPVFADGSPGAEVARVVDQMTAWAGSDAAVAGWVAEYVPSAVGDTGMTGQALAGAVLAWAQLHGSVGLEAAGQFAGMGHGGDALLTAQTEMLANAFALV
- a CDS encoding ABC transporter ATP-binding protein, producing the protein MTMPKQEAKPLERDPLSSGDRGAVTPAVAVSDVSVRFRSRNRDVTALRDVSLDVAPGEFVALVGPSGCGKSTLLKLVAGLLKPSTGEVRLGGEQVKGPRHDIGYVFQRAALLEWRSARRNILLQAEIRKMPAARARERVDALIRMTGLDGFEDAYPHELSGGMQQRVALCRALLHEPPVLLMDEPFGALDALTREQMNMELNRIWRETGTTVLLVTHSISEAVYLADRVVVMSPRPGTITEIIEVGLDAEREYAETLGRPEFRDAAAHIRDLLGAASAHD
- a CDS encoding ABC transporter substrate-binding protein, with translation MHPRRLLIGVVPLLLLATACGGNDASTTTSESGKKLDKVTLTLNWYPYGEHAPFYYGKQQKIFEKHGIDLTIQAGQGSQKTVQATAAGQTDFGWADTPALLAAVDQGVRVKSLGVFLQTTPASVQSFDAKGIGSPADLKGKTIAGTAGDALSKTFPIFLKKNNIDESDVKVQNTDPAGKIAAVISGKTDGLLGYASDQGPTMQDKAKKTVSYLRFSENGLNFYSNGLLAGQKLLASKSELAGRMAQAVSEAWAAAEKAPGPAVAAMDGASEQLPPKNVLAEQFKTTLTLLHTSSTEGKAPGVNNEADWQQTIDVFAEAGMVAEPKAVGEYWDAKTAPKG
- a CDS encoding ABC transporter permease translates to MSQSALAQSPAEVAGVARRSAPSAAERFARAAEQSWRPVALLLACFVAWWVISAAELVEPYLVPSPGATLDVLTGKASYLWQHSWVTTYETLLGFVIAVAVGVLAAVIMVYSSTVERTLYPILLFAQVVPKIAIAPLFVVWLGFGIAPKILIAVLIAFFPVVISMVTGLKAVDPEMLQLSATMGAKPWQTFLKIRFPASLPHLFSGLKVAVTLAVTGAVVGEFVGANEGLGYVILQANGNLDTPMLFAGLLVMSLIGVVLFVAVEIAEKLLLPWHASRRDAPATTSY
- a CDS encoding LacI family DNA-binding transcriptional regulator; its protein translation is MTLDAVAREAGVSPATASRALNGTARVRDDLRQRVREAADRLGYIPNAHAQALAGAANNRTVGVICHDVSDPYFAAISSGVMRAAAEQGLLVMLASTFREPAREISYVSMLRAQHARAILLIGSGFQDRAWERAMDAELEPYVRVGGRVAVISRHRSLRVDAVQPENRAGAAALARALVELGHRTFAVLTGPAALTTVSDRLAGFREGLAEAGIGLGPVVEGAFTRDGGYEAARRLLLDAGRASSRPRPTCVFAVTDVMAVGALAALREAGLRVPEDVSLAGFDDIPLVRELSPPLTTVALPLTSMGESVIALALRETGAVRRARVVRVEGEVVLRGSTGVPGGGVR